GAATGTTTTCCAGACAGCCTTCGAGGCGGTCGTTCGGGATGAACGGCGTCGATGACCGGTGTTCTTCGCTAAGGGCGAGTGATCGGGGATATCCATCGCTCCACACCTTATCAGGTACGCCGGTGGAAGAGAGCACTCAAAGAGATGGGGAAAACCAGCCAGGATAGTTGAAAACGCCTCAATCCCCTACCTAGCATGCCAAATGTCGGTTTCCAAGAACCTACATATCAGTTGTGAACAACAACCCTTTGAGAGTTCGGCCAGGGACTGAACATGTCCAACAATCCTAAGTCATGGATGAAGATAGTGGATGAACTACAAAATGAACATCCGGATCGACCCAAGTTCGGGCCACCTTTTTGGTGTAATACCCCACTCCTGCCTTGTATTGTATTGCGATGATTTGGAGCTACAATGCGTTTGGGTACAAGATGGGAAGAACGGCCCGTGTTGCTTCTGAGGCCAAAAGatggaaccccccccccccccgatataTTACGTGGTGAATCTTTTCTTGGATCTGTTTAATGTTATACCATATATGCATGCTCCAGCTCTGTGCTCTGCATACCATTTTTATTTCATATACGTATAAAGAACATGTTATGATTTCATACTGTATATACTTCCTTTGGCCAGACTTGATTATAGATCATTATCTGTATACACGTGGATGTGTCGTTTCTACATACAGTCATAATTAACTGCCCCATCCTCGCATTGAAAATTCATGTGATCACAGGTAATGTATACTCCATGCTTAGGGCATGCCCTCTTTTCTTGCCACCGTTGTTGTTCCATGTCTCCTACCCATTGCCCACTTTCGTGCCTCTACCTTCATTATTTCTCGACCCGCAATACATTGCATCTATAGTGAAATCATGGTTATATATGGAGATTGCGGGAAAAAGAAAGGGTTAGGGGCACCTAACGGATCCTATGCAGCACGGAGATGGGGCCACAAAGTGCTAGCAAGGTGGGTCCCATAGGCCTCCCCGTGTCCTGATGTCCTGCAAGTGCACGGGGCTGTTGTAGCGCTTTCGTTTGATAAGTAGAGTGTTGAACCCACAGGGAGCTTATAGGAAGGAACCGCCAACCCTGCAACTACGTTGTCACTTTCACGCAGCCACGTACGCACCCAAACTGGAGTATAGAAATAGTGTACACTATCATTGCTAGGAAAACTAGAAAATAAAAGGGGTAATCAACTAAACTACTAACAGGAAGGCAAAAACAGAAATTAAAAGACGCTAAGTTAGTGGTCAAGGTTCTTGAGTAATAACGCATTGCCGAGGGTTCCGGAATCACTACCACTAGTACGAACTATCGAATCCTCTATTCACTTGTCAAATGCATAAGTGGGCAGATCCGGGTAGAGAGCACGTTCTACTCGAGTAGACTTCCTGCCACGCACGCCACCGTCATAGCCCCCCCCAGGGTTTCAACTCATGATAATTAAGGGTTACCCCATGGACGCAGCCTCTCTAAGGGTTCTTTGTACTCTTCTATCAATTGTGATGGTGAGGAATCAAAGGCTTTTATTGTCACCTCGAATTACCCCAATGCTACAAACCTTCACAACAACAGTAGTTCCTCTACGACCTATCATGGCAATAGTGCGAGCGAGGCCTCCTCTCAACACTCGTGAGAAGACTAACTGGAATCATGAACATGTAATATggatgtaggagatatgccctagaggcagtaacaTCAGTTATTTTGTATCTCCGAGTTTGTAATGATTGTTTAGCTTCCATGCTGTAACTGcgatgattctcgagtctgcgatatccacgaggctcggagggaaactcatgtgcacgtgtggtatactagacggtaaaatgtattcctagtcttgcctctaagactggctcaagtattgcatgatgatcttgttttcctgatcatgggcatgtctatgctggcaattttgagggcacaatgtgaggagaacacttgtgttgaatcgacccgtattaatgttatgctatgagattcattcgtaacaagttaatggttaataacacagagatagttaatgtttgcataattccttagaccatgagagtatcgagttccttcgtacttgcttcgtgaactttggggtttgttaaatgtcatccgtaactgggtggctattacggcggcttaagggttcacggaaaagtatggcaagtaatgagatagctcaagattgggatttgctcctccgacaatggagagatattctcggtcCCTCTCGGTGTTATGGTATCCATAATCGTCTAGCCAGAcaccttgtgatttgatcactgggatgccagAACACgaaaacgagaaaagagaacagaaccagtaacgaggtaacttgcatggtggaaaAATTCTTCATcgacggggatgcaataaatctcacctcgggtgtttgtgacatatcgcgaagcaacaggaatagctcactgcaacttgaggttcactcgaatatttattcgtgtgggtataggggtcaatatgggtgtccacggctccgatgttgatcattgatcggaaggggttcggggtcatgtctatacttcaccgaacctatagggtcacacgcttaagggtcatctatctattgaatactagacagggagtctgagagaaaatcaccaaaaaagttttggacagcggaaaagttccgcagagagaggtcattggatgagtttcggtgaaaccgaaaagttGTTTGGGATATtctattaagtcaaattggtttcggcacatgcctaataattcttggagggtgccggaatcattctggaaactttttggaattttccgggataaaaacaggaaatgttccggagctgccggagccacttcagatgcgtttcgcagatgaaaatcactaaaccggaattgtttcggaacgcgttgaaaattattttagtgggtactggaaatattctaaacccacataaatattttcagttcgaacggatgctgaaaaatgtcgtcgtgaatagtgaaaatcagctttatggatATTTTTTGGAAAGCCACCTTTTCGGGCTTTTGTgaaaaggcttctagaagggcttgggggccaagGAAGCCCCTCATGGGGGGCCCCCAAGGGTTTGGACGGCCACACATGGTGGTGCTCCATGGAGCTCCACGTGGCCTCCCATTTAGCCCATAACACCCTCATGTGTGACCTAATGCATGGGAGTTTTTGGTAATTTGTTGAGGCACCCTACCCCttggttttcctataaatagGAGGTGAGGGGCTTCCCAAagatcatcccttgctctcatacacatgccatgacTTGTCTAggttctctctccctcccagcgaaatagtttcgtacagccgaaaggctgtctgggttctggcaggaactagttctggacggcgaagccctgtcggatagctgacaccatatgtgtgcaaccctgtagagagattgtagtttcgatcttttgcccgaggggctgttcgagtatcctcccgaagggctgtccgagttaccgtccgagtttcgagggtcctcccgaagggctgtccccGACATCGTCtgggggactgtccgaccgcctcccgaagggctgtccggagagggagtacatcctcgcggttgggaggttgtaaatcctagctgcagGGATCTGCACCAACGATCTCCGCtgactcttcttccgctgcgcttcgagtcggtacggatcagatcaaaccttgtatgcagtctccatagtggtcctgggcgtgctcgctatatcggaaatttttattttctgtcgcgttcccctacagtcacatcaagagccgtgctatgcgtagatgcaggttacaatctagaatacatggagatgtatgggtatcgcataatataattttggagtagataagatctattgctgaaaattatttatgcgggtggcAGATGAAATATGttacccgatgttcttgttgctCCCCTAGAATTTGCGTATTTCTGATCTTGAAACGGCATGATGGAATTTCaaaaagttctggcaatccgcgaTCCTGATTGATCAACGAAGTGCTATCAGCTCTTTGGATTCCACCATAGTTGAGAGAAAGATGAAATTGCACAGACAAAAGGGCAATGCatatatgatctgcacgggggtcatgcatATGATGAAGTTTAGAATGGGGTTCGAGATTTTATTATCTCGTGCTTCATACACCCCGCAAAGTTAATCTAGcgacttgaataatcatacttgatgataaacgttcgtagctgcggtttaagtcaaagtcttagaagccacgtaaaataaaattttgcataaaccgattagaggcgtctaacttggttttgcaggatgttttgcatgtgatgtggtatagacttgctcatattcaattttgattatgtatgagatggctatatgatgtaattaacatgacctgcgtgtcatgattcggcatgatggctggagccatatgattgcactttaatgacttGCGTGTCAACCTTATGTGATGCATTTATTTTATCcgctatggagatagcaatattatctggtgcatcaacaaggtggtggcaatcttcgcgaaggtgaacaccgacgcaaatgccaaagacgaagaaatgaaagacttcttCGTCAGAAgaggctataccatatcatgaaattatgaattgcctgagatgtttatccctcttaatgcacccttcttgattgcgcggtagtcgcttttattagggtgatctctcacttaaaatatcaaagtagttagtgttcacccaagtgtaggACCGTGTGAAAttcctatcttttcggggtgcgccatgtacacatgagcacgaatgaatcgagaggaatgaggcgggtgaggtcagacctcgcagcaagatcacttggttgtctttgacgttcaggcaggagagtcctgagctcggaacacgcccatcgaaagatgaacaagaatcacatagagatgtgatcggcaagttggcctaccgattgaaattcgtgtcatcagtgatgaacccgtcaatggcatcgaatagaaatatggatctgtaatcactctaaatcaattatgagagatattgatttgagtgggagtgcACTTTAGAATAAAACTGTTTATTCACTAGTGCAAATTTCATTATAAACAAAGTCTAAGTGAAACTTGTgttttctgttgtagatcaaatggctcgCAACACCGCGTTCAACATAGGCCCGATGTTAGAGAAAGAGAAGTTAGCTGCGACTGGAAACaactatgcggactgggtccgtaacctgaggattgtcctcaggaGCGCTAAGAAATTGTACGTGCTTGAAACTGCTCCTCCAGCTAAACCGGCGGCAGAGGCCCCGGAAGATGAACAAAATGTCTGGGCCACTAAGGATGATGATCACAACTTAGTGCAGTGCCTCATGCTAGCTTGCATGAGTCCAgggcttcaaaaacgttttgCATTCCATAAACTGTGTGATATGATCCGGGAATTGGATGCTCTGTACAAGGAAACCACAAAGTCTGAACGATTTGATATCGTGAAGGCTTTGATGGAATGCAAGATGGCTGAGGTTAGTTCAGTTGGCGAACACGTGGTCAAAATGATTGGCTATTCTGAAAGGCTTAAAGCCCTGGAATTTCCACTTCCACCTGGCCATATGATGGACATGTTGCTTTCTTCACTCCCCCCGTCTTACGACAGTTTTGTCATGAACTACAACATGACAGGGATGGAGAAGACACCGGAAGAGGTGCTCGCCATGCTGAAAACTATAGAAGGAGGACTGCGGAAAAATCGCAAGCAAGTGTTGCTTGTGAATAAAACTGCCAGTTTCAAAAAGAAAGGCAAgccaaagaagggcaagggcgCCGGTAAAGACCGGCTCCCAAAGCAACTCTAAGGGCGAAGCCAAgaatgaaactgagtgcttctactgcaagggcGCTGGAAGAGAAACTGTAAGGGGTATTTGGAAGATAAGAAGACTGGGAAAACCGGAAAAGGTATAATTTTTATACAAGTTAATGTCATTGACGATTTGCTTGCTAGCGAAAATTCTAagtcctgggtatttgataccggatcggttgctcacatttgcaactcgaTACAGGGGCTTCAGAAGGTGCGCAAGCTGGCAAAGAATGAAGTCTTAATGCGCGTCGGGAACGGCGCTGGGATCGCCGCTCAAGCCGTCGGCATTATGCCTCTACGTCTCCCTTCAAGATTTATCTTAGGACTAAGTAACTATTATTTTGTTCCACTGTTGTGTAGAAACATTATCTCCGGATCATGTTTAGTACACGATGGGTATTCGTACAAGTCTGAGAACAATGGTTGTTCACTTTATTGTAAAGATATGTTCTATGGATTTGCACCCATTGTTGGGGGCCTTTTCATACTAAATCTTGAATGTGGAAATGATGTCTTTAACGTGAATGCTAAACGCCTTAAGAAGGCTGATACCACCACCACTTTCACGTGGCACTATCGGCTTGGCTACATCGGAAAGAAACGCATGCAAAAACTCCATAAAGATGGTGTTTTACCGTCCTTTGATTTTGAGTCATTTGACACAGCTGAAACTTGCCTGATGGGGAAAATGACCAAGACGCCGTTCACGGGTCATCCTGAACGGGCGGGtaaattattggaaataatacatagtgatgtatgtggtccaataaACACAGGCGCACGGGGTGGGTATTTCTACTTTGTGACTTTTactgatgatttgagtaggtatggctatatctacttaatgaaacataagtcggaaacctttgaaaagttcaaagaatttcagaatgaggtagaaaatcatcgtaacaaaaagcGAATATCTTATTCATGAGTTTGGCCAACATCTGAGTGAccgtggaatcgtttcacagctTACGCCTCCCGGAACTCCATAGAGAAATGGAGTATCAGAACGACGTAACCGAACCTTGTTGGACATGGTAAGGTCGATGATGTCTCTTACAAATCTTCCGATATCTTTTTGGGGTCACGCACTGGAAACTGCTGCTCACACACTTAACAGAGCACCATCTAAAtcagttgagacgacaccatagcCTAGTCTTGGACTTCCTGAGAAGGACGCGGAGGTGGTCATGGAAGACGAACTTGTCATCACTATCAACGAAGTTGATGTCCCCCTAAACGAGGACCCTGGTGGCAGTTGAACTTTTAGGAAAGGTGTATGCGAGTATAGACTTACATAAGATAATGACCCCAATAACTCATTGATGTTCCCTCAGGGAGGTCACCCAAGCAAACTATCGTTCTCCTAGCAACCCAAAAATGAGCAAACGTTTTTGTTCCAAAACAGAAAATTCTCAGCAAACGCTCGAGGATAGCCATGCGAGATAGataaatttgccattttattgtatATGGATTTGCCATGTTCTAAAGTAAAAAAAGCATGTCTTATAAAAAGATTGTCAGAAAATTGCCATGCTGCAGAAGAGTACTTGCCATACGTTCTTTGGAAACTGGGATGATTGCAGCATGGAGAATTGGCAGACTAAAAAACAAAAATGGTGAAAATTACCATGCCGAGGACTTACCATCCCAGCTGGAGGGAATTTTCATGTTACATCAACGTTAAATTGTGAGAATTGCCATGCCCTAAAAACAGAAATTTCCATCCCTGAATGTGTTTGCTCAGATTGCCATCATAAATGAACGAATCACTGTTGTCTTCTTGTAGTTCGCTCAGAGGATGCGTTTGGAGCGAACACTTTATGATTCGTACGCGGGATCCAATGTGCATAAGGGTGTTCGCTGGGAACTTTAAAAATTTGACGTCAGGTTTTTAACATTTTCGTCAGAGAAAGTATATGCAAGTATTGAGAACATTCAATGCATGGGGTATGTCCGTATGTCCATATGACGCTTGAGTCTTGACCCATTGAAAACGAAAAAAAAATCCGGTTAGTATTTGAAGTATTCTATGCAAGAAGTGAAAATAAGGGTGTTCATGAATATTCAATGTGAAACGAAAACCTAGATTTTTCATGAACCAACAACTAGGGAAAGAAACAGAACGATAGTGAGAGGCACCGGCACATAGTTTCTTCCATGCCGGCATGGGAACATGAAGCTTAATTAGCAATATCTACCCCTTACAGAGCATGGTACATACTCATGTACCATGCAAGAAAAGACAAGAAATATATGGATTGTAGAGAGGATTACAAATAAAATTAAAATGGATAGGGAAAATAATCGGTGATGAGACCATGGTTTGGGAAAGTGCATGAAGGAGATCAGTATCCAAATAATGGAGTTGGGAGAGGGGTAGAGGGGCTATGTTGCGACCTTGGTAGCCGTTGTCTAATGTTTGCGCAATTTCAAAATAAACCAAGAACTTTTGCGCGCCCGTTTGTTCTGTCTAACACGCACAATTTTAAAATCAAAACCAAGAACTTTTGCGCGCCAAGGTTTGGAAGAAGGGTGATCTGAACCAAGAACTTTTGCGCGCCAAGGTTtaggagaaggaagggaaggaTACCGAGGTAGGCAATGATGTCCTCGTGTGGTTTATTTTGTACCAAACGAAGCAGCAACAAACTTTTTCTCAAGCAGTTTTAGTTTCTCCTAATTTGGCTCCAACACAACATTGCGTtacatttttttttgaaatgtcACATCACAAATCCGGTAGATCTGGCTAACAAGCAACACGAGCATTGAGACAAGATGATGATTGATTCCTGGATGGATCAGGCTAGGCTGTGACGTTGGTTGGCCTGGAAATGTATTTGCGCAGACACATCACATGGTCATCGATGGAGATCTTGACGAGCCTCTCACCGTTGAGCACCAGCCTCACTATCGCCTCTGTCTTGAAGATGATCCGGCCATACATGGGCATGTTGCCTCTTGTCGTCTTCTCCATGAGCACCCTCACCACGCAATCACCCCATTTCCTACATCCACCCACGACAAATTGCCAATTATCAGACATCAATGTTATGAAGATTCAATCCATATCATGCAAGCATCCATGCAGATCTTAGTAGATTCAAGTACAAGTCAAAACTTAATGAGTAGATCTAGTAGTATCTCAATGGTGCACTTACTCCCTGAAGTAGTCGAAGATCTCTTCGCGATGGAAATGACTTGGAGAAGGTGATGAACATGGAGCGGCAGTCCTCCGGCACCACCACCGGAAGACCAACTTGAGCTCCATGAGCTCCGGCGGGTTCCCAACCAGTCCAGTCTCATACCTCCTGAGCAATACATTCAAGCGGTCGTTGAAGTACAACTTGCCGGCGCCATCGAGGAAGTGAGCAACCCCACGGACCAGTAAGTCCTGGTGGAAGGCCAAGAAGCCGTGCTCGATGTAGACGCCACCTTGCATGCAGAGCATGGATATGAGCGGGATGGGCGGGAGCACGGGCACCGGGTATCGGAGGCACTCGAGGACGGCGTTGGCCTCCTCCGCGACGATGGCCACATCGCTAGTTTCAAGGCCGGGGACATGGTGGATGGCGGCGATGGTGCCCTGGTCAAGACACACCAGCAGCGCCACTGCGTTCTGGGCCTGCTCCGGGTTGCCGCCCACGGAGATGAACCGCTCGTACGCCTCCCGCGCGAAGCTGTACATGTGCAGCACCTCCCGCACCGTCATAGTGGCCGACCCCTCCATGCTTGCTCTCGTTAGCTTGGTGATGGATGGATGACCGTCCAGCGCGAGACTGGGATGAAGAGTCAATGGGGAATGGATGGGTATTTGTAGCGAGACTGGTCTGGTCAATGTTTAATGCGGTGCCAAAATTGGATTAGGTTTGAACGTAGTTGCTCTTCCTTCCTTGCTTGGTTTCACATCCTTTTTTGTTTGTAGTTCGTTTTACATCCTAAAATGTATATTAATGAAATTAACCGCTTTGGATATAGCGCAATACATTGTATCCTGCTAAATATATGGCGTGGTGCACCTTTTCTTTTCTTGGTATGGATTAATTTGGTACCAAAGAAACCATTCGATGGTATCATCGCCTAGCTCGGTGTCCTTCACATCGTCTCCCAAGCCTTTATTGCTCCTTAATTTGGCACCAAAGAAACCATATGATGTGTCATCGCCCAGCTCCGTGTCCTTTGCATCCTTTCCCCAAAACTTGGCGCGCAAAGATTCTTAGTTCTGATTTTGAAACTATGCATATCAGACTGaacaaaaagttcaaccttaccACGCAACGGTCACCCATGTCGCGACGTAGACCCTTCTGCACTCCCCTCCTCTGTTTCATTATTTGGACACGAGCACCTATATCGGCTTTCCGCCAaccatgccccccccccccccccccccgatctcCCCATCCTTTTCAACTTTACTTTTCTCCTTTCTATTTTCCTTGTCCTTTCTCCACACAAGGCACATGACACGTCATTGGGATCCATGTACCATTTCCACTCCCTTGTCGGCATGGAAGAAACCGTGTCACACTTTTTGAATGTCCTTTGGTTTCTTTCCCAAATAGTCAACTTTTCAACTTTACTTTACTCCGTTCCATTGTCCCATGGTCCCACCTCTGATCTCCCCATCCTTTTCAACTTTAATTTACTCCATTCCATTGTCCTCGTTACTCCTTGTCTTTTCTCGGCACAAGGCACATGACATGTCATTGGGACCCATGTACCGTTTCCGCTCCGTGGAGGGAGATGCCTAATTCAGCTTGCTCCCTTGTCGGCATGGAAGAAACCGTGTCATGTTGTCTGAATATCCTCTGGTATGTTTCCCAAATAGTTGGTGCACAACAGTTATAGGTTTTGGTTTACACTTCTTGTGTGCACCATGTCAAGTAGTAAAGCAAGACTTTTTTAGTTGTTGCGTCAAGCCACATAAGGACATACCCCCACATAACGACTTTCTTATGAATATTCTCGAATCTGCCAAGGCTCTGACGCGATAGTGAGACCGCCAGAGCCCCCGCCGCCACTGCGGTGGTCGACGTCTTTCTCTAGCACGTTCCTAGATGGACGGACGGACTGGCGCCCAGGCCTTCTCAAGTTAGATTGGCTGTATGGCGTGACTCTCCGTCGAGACTCTGATTAGAACATCGGGGAATGTGACATCTATGGGAGGGGACATGATCTAGGTTGATGGTGATCATGGACTGTATGGTTCGTGTTGGTGCTTGGATATTAGTGGGTCACAGGCGTATTACTCTCATGTGCTCTATCACCGGCGGCGAAGTTGCCAACTTCTGGATCATGATTCGAGCCCCTAGTCATCGATGATGACGCTGATATGCCTGATGTGGAGGAGGTGGTTGTCTAGGAGGCAAATGTGGTACTTTCCAATGTCATACACGACGATCAAGGTGATCCGTGGTCCAATATGTCTCAACGGAAGAAATCGAAGAAGGAGCTCGTGCATCGGGTATTTAAATAAAAAAATTGTCCTATTGCCATTGATTTCTCACTACTCCTCTCATCTGTTTTCATTACTCCGTAGATCAAGGTCGACGATTGGACGTCAACGGCATCTTGCCAAGGGGTCCACATCTGCCCGTGGAACGGGCCTCACGATGTCTGCATCTAGTGTAGCCGGTAGCCTTCGTGACATTCCTGTCGGCATTGCCATCGTCGATGACTGCAGCGGCTGTAGCTATGACTGCGAGTCATGGTCCCGGTGTGACAAACATGATGGATATAGACGTTCAAAGTCACATCCGCCTGCCGGGTGGAGATGAGCCGGTGATGACACAGAGAGGTGGGGCTAGTCCTGCATTGCCCAAACACCAAGATGGCCCAAATGTGCTGACATATCACCAAGGGAGGGCATCGTTCATGTGTAGAACCCTATCTCGTTTGACGGCTTCGGTCCCGGGCCTGTCCTCCATGtcatttcaaaaaatattttttgatgactacttttttcatacacaccatatatttttggtatatatcatgaacattttttaatacgaGCTTAACATTTTTTTATAGAGGATCAACATTTTTTATAAGCACAGAGTGGGTTGCTGGCAGTTATAGAGAATCAAGCCATCAAGTACACCAAGTGGTCAATTATGCATGATTGAGCATTGCTTATTCGCGTAGTTGAGGCGCCGCATCACACATGGTTCCTGTCCACCATTTCGATTTTTTTCTTGTTCTTCCGTATTAATAGGGACATCACATGGTTGATGAGTCAGCACAACCAAACCATGTGACATGTTGTCACATCGAGATCTGCAGGCTGTCCCACTGCTTCCAGACAAAAGCATTTGGTATCGAATTATGCAGAAATGATCGCATTCATAAAAATGCACACATCGATCGCCGTATTTTTTATCTCCCTTTTTTCACCATGGAGTTGACCTGAGTTAACAATGAACCTTTGCTGTGTGTAAACTGTTTCAATTGGATCTATATTCTGAAGGTCTGAACTTTCCTGTTACAAATTTTATTGAATCTGAAGAATAGTTACTCATCATGGATGATTCCCATGATAAAATGCTCTTGTTTCTAATATGCAGGAATAAATGTCCTGTGTGGTGTCGGAATGCTCGCATGGTACACCGGTGTGCTGCTGCACTGTTGCCTAGACAGCAAGGAAGGGCTTCAGACATACCCGGATATCGGTCTGCCTTCGGCA
The sequence above is a segment of the Aegilops tauschii subsp. strangulata cultivar AL8/78 chromosome 6, Aet v6.0, whole genome shotgun sequence genome. Coding sequences within it:
- the LOC141025415 gene encoding uncharacterized protein, producing MLEKEKLAATGNNYADWVRNLRIVLRSAKKLYVLETAPPAKPAAEAPEDEQNVWATKDDDHNLVQCLMLACMSPGLQKRFAFHKLCDMIRELDALYKETTKSERFDIVKALMECKMAEVSSVGEHVVKMIGYSERLKALEFPLPPGHMMDMLLSSLPPSYDSFVMNYNMTGMEKTPEEVLAMLKTIEGGLRKNRKQVLLVNKTASFKKKGKPKKGKGAGKDRLPKQL